The Salvia miltiorrhiza cultivar Shanhuang (shh) chromosome 2, IMPLAD_Smil_shh, whole genome shotgun sequence DNA window TCCCCAAGTTGAATTATTATCAGCCTAGTGTTTCTAAAATCTAAACCTACACTCTCATCTAGGTGGATTATAATTAATGATTTGTTTATTAGGACTTTAATTTGATCGTAATTATCTAGTTGGTTAGGCTGATATgcatttcgatttttttttgttttcgagTTTTTTTTTACTGTTCAGATTTTTCGATTTGGATCGAATTTTATTcgaatttttttgaattatcGGATTTGAATTTTTGGATAGTATGGTTTGGATCAGATTGAATTTTAGGGATaattcggattttcggatcggatggATTAGGCAGAAATCTCATCCAAGATCCGAACGCTCACCCTACATTTTGGTACGTCCCCCAAATTTATGCATACCCTATCTTTAAACACTCCCCCACACATAATTttaacaattatttttattacctacaatctacttaacaatatccttaataaaaaaaatgtttagaGTATAATCCATTATTTATTAGGATggattaaaattattaaatatctCCAAGCCGTTTATAATTTTCATCATTTAAGATCTTGATTCATATCCCCACCGAAATAgtgaaattggagaaattcttgtcatgaaaataaaaatattcagtcatatatattttatcaatcataaaaaGTACATATGTTTATTGATCTAATGATACGTACAATTGTCCATGACTAAATACAGGTTTCGGTATGCATAATCCTACATTCGAAAGAGATTGTCCATGACTCTTGTTTATTGTCATAGGAAAACAAACACTTAATGATTATGCACGCttgtttcaatttaatttcatgaCTCGACAATcttgaacacttgattgtgtTGAGATATTCAACTAAGAATACTTATTCATTGAGGTCAAATGGCCCGCAAATGTAGTCTCTTAGAAATCAATGAATTTATCCTTCATACATCAACATAACCATTTATACAATTATACTGCATTTCTCGCACTAATAATCCATTCCACTTATCAAGAAAGGAAATTAAGAAACAAAAGTTCAGACGGTCTCTGGTCAGAACATCCTGAAGAAATCTTTATACTATTCCTTTTCTTACATCTTCTTTTCAAGATTTAAATCTTTCTCATCTTCTTCGAGACGACTTCTACTTTAATCTTAGGCAATTGAAAATGATGAGCCAATaacattcttcatcattttaatcTTTATGATTATGATACTGTTTTGTCCAAACAAAACATGCAGAAGAGCGGTAAGGTAAGTTGGAACACCCTAAATAGAATATACGAGTCATAAATAATGGAACCAAAGACtagttgaaaaataaattttaacttgcatactccctccgtcccactaattTAGTTTCctttcacttttcacacatattaagaaaatgcatttaatctTCTTTATTAATCAactcataaattgtgtttttattttttatacccttatttattatgtttacacatcattttcacatttaagtgaaacattaaataaggttaatttagtaaaacaatatttttatatattaattaaaaaagtggactatctttttgggacattccAAAATGGAATAAAGGACTaatttcatgggacggagggagtatttgttatgcaaatactctttccgtccctcaaatatttttctatatttcttttttgggacgtcctacaaataacttcctatctattttggacattaccccaccactaataatactttatttattcttatttttcaactTTTCGCTaatctcaatactaattataatactcCCCCCATCCCAACGAAGAtgatatatattcatttttgggtcgtcccaacaATGATattatatttctaaatatggaaaaaataaggaattttaattGTTGaattacaactaattaatcaaaccttatctctcctactttattactttattacattttctattatattttattactttattattttctttaacctactttatcatttatactacacacttaaaacattaatctacaatttcttaaatttcgtgtcgaaaagaaatatATCATCTTGAttggaacagagggagtatttttcattatttttaatattaattataatattcttGTTTCACTATTAATAtagttaataattttttcttaaaattcgtatgATTTCATGCTATTAAGTTATTTGGGAGACGGAATGGAATAAATGGTTTTGGGAGGAATGTAAAATGTAAAACGACTTTAGTGTGGTGCGTAGACAGCTTCCGAGAAGGAAGAATCCGAGTCGGAGTGAACAAAAGTCAAAGGCGCAGAAACAGTAAAAGCAGGCAACGGTGGGTCCCACCATCAGCTGACGACCGTTAACCTCCCAAAGCGGTCATAGCAAGTCTCCTAATTTGTTGAACATCGATCGACTTTCCACTGCTCAAAGAGGTAAACCCAGAAGACTTCGAAGCTAGCAATTCCCCCAACTGCTCTGGGGCGGGCTAGGGTTTCTGAATCCAAGTAAAAGGGGGGCAATTATTGAGCTCAGTTGCCAGGTTTTGAATCAATTCCCACCGTTTTGATCGTTTCAAGTTGGAAAAGATGcatcttttttcaatttttttttttcgctgCGTAGTGTAAATCTTGGTGGTGATCTCTTTGGCGTGTTTTCGTGTGGTAGGTTTGCATTTTATTTATGGGCTTTGTTATCATGGTGTTCGTGTAGGtttgtaaaattaaattgttCCTATTTCTTGTTGTGAAGCCTGGATTATGTATTGATGTTGACATTATGGTTTAGTTTGAAGAATCCTGAAATGCTTGCATTCTGTTACCTTTATGAAGTCAGTCTTTGTTGAATTACTTGATACTCGCTTTTATACTTGCACGTCTTGATGCTGTTTGCTACCCCGTTATTTAAATGCTTTTCTTTCTTGTTATAGTGTCGCTTCATTTCTACCGTGTTCGTGAGATGTATGCCATCATCCTCCACCTCAATCCCACCTTCCAATTTTTGTTTTTGGAGTTTTTAGATAGAGTGAAGAGTGAGAGAGCATATGCTAACCTTGAATAGAGAGGTTATTAAGTCTAATTTATGCTTTACTCCAGATTTTTGAGGTATTGTCAGATGGGGACACCGTCTGGATCTCACTTCAACAATCAATCCTCGATGTTGCCTCCTCGTCAACAACCTCGCCCTGGTGGTGGGGGGCTGCAGACCTCCCTGTCCTTAGTTTCAGCAGATGCGTGTGGATCTCCAAATCTTGAGCGCGGCTCGAATTCTGATCAGGTGCATGAATCTCCATCAGAAAGTGCCAGTTCACGAGAAACCTGGCCCACAGCTGATGCTTTAGTAACAAAGAAAttggagaaggagaaagagagagagaatggattTGCTGAGCACTCTGTTGTCCGCCACTTTTCAAGCTCTGATAAGATGTCTCTTCGAGATGTGGCACGAGAGAGGGTGGACATTGTAGCAGAGAAGATGCAAAACCTCCCAGACAAGTATCTTgacaaatttaaaaatgagcTCCGTACTTTTCTTGAAGGCTTGGGTGGTTCACAACAAAGAGAGGAGTTCCTATTTCTTCAGAAGCTGGTTCAAAGTAGAGGTGATTTGACAGAGCAAACTCTGGTCATGGCCCACAGAGTTCAGCTAGAAATTCTAGTTGCTATAAAGACTGGAATTCAGGCATTTTTGCATCCAAGTGTTAGCCTCTCCCAAGCTTCTCTTATCGACATTTTCCTGTACAAAAGGTGCAGAAACATAGCATGTGGAAGTGCATTGCCAGCAGAGGACTGCATATGTGAGTTGTGCGCAAAGAGAAATGGTTTCTGCAACCTTTGTATGTGTACAATCTGTAACAAGTTTGATTTTGAGGTTAACACATGCCGCTGGATAGGGTGTGATTTATGTTCTCATTGGACTCATACAGACTGTGCTATTCGAAATGGGCTTATTGGAATGGGACCTTGTGTTACTAATGGTTCAAGCTCTGCAGAGATGCTTTTTAGATGCCGAGCTTGCAATAGGACTTCTGAGCTAATAGGGTGGGTAAAAGATGTCTTCCAGCACTGTGCACCTAGCTGGGATAGGGATGCACTAATAAGAGAACTCGACTTTGTTAGTAGAATTTTCCGTGGGAGTGAAGATCCAAGAGGCAGAAAATTGTTCTGGAAGTGTGAGGAGCTTATTGAGAAATTAAAAAGTGGGGTTGCAGAAACTGTGGCTTGTAAAGTAATCTTAATGTTGTTTCAAGGTAAGGTTCTTTTAATGAGTTTGTCATACCATTGTGCCTGTTAGTTATACTGGATATTCATCTTTGTGCCATGTTAGTTATACTGGACACATCGAGAATTCATTGAAGATGCATACTTGTTTTGTTTTCACAATTTTTACTTTTAGCatatatgcatatatggacAAAATGCTAGACAGCCATTCTGGTTTTCACACTGTGAAATTGGTTTATCTGCTGGTAGTTTACTGCTTTGCTTCTTCATGATTCGGATATGCCCTTTTCTGTTTTATGATGTTAAcatgccaaaaagaaaaatcagtTATCCACTTACCTAGCTCGTCTATCTGCTTTCAATGTCCAAAGCTCTTGAAGCACCCTGCTTTATGCTTGATCATTTTTGACGAATTAGAACTTTCTAAGCTACTATGATATTTCACATATTTCCTTTACGTGTCTTTCTTGGTCCATGAATTCTGAGTGTGTTTTGTTTCCAGAGCTTGAGGCGGACCCCTCAAAGAACCAAGAAAATGAAGATGGCAGGATGATATCGCCACAGGAGGCATTCAACAGAATAGCTGATGTGGTACAAGAAGCTGTTAAAAAGATGGAAATTGTTGCAGAGGAGAAGATGCGAATGGTCAAAAAGGCCCGCTTGGCTGTAGAAGCTTGCGAGCAAGAGCTGAAGGACAAAGCGCGGGAAGTTGCTGCTCTGAAGATGGATCGGCAGAGAAAAAAGATTCAAATTGATGAGCTCGAAAGTATTGTAAGGCTTAAACAGGCTGAGGCAGACATGTTTGAGCTGAAGGCAAATGAGGCTCGCCGTGAAGCTGAGAGGCTGCAAAGAATCTCACTTGCCAAGACTGAGAAGTCAGAAGATGACTACGCTAGTAGATATCTCAAGCAAAGATTGCACGAGGCTGAAGCCGAGAAGCAGTATTTGTTTGAAAAGATCAAGCTTCAGGAAAGCTTGAGGCCAACGCAAAGCAGTGCAGGAACGAGTGAGCCTCCCCATGCAATGTACAACAAAATCCAGGACCTGCTGAAGAACATGTACAGTACATCATCCAAGGCAGATGTGGAATAGAGCGATTTATGCGTTTCCTTGACTCTGTCAGTCTGTAGATTAGATCTTTAAATTAAACATGAGATGCTATGATTCCTGTTTCAAACTTCCAATGTATGCTGCTGAACCTTTTCTGCTAAAACAGGGACAGGCTTGTCAACTGTTGATGGAGAAATGTATAATTCTATCATTTGTTATATTGTCAAAACCATCTTAGCTTATTTTGATGATTTGCTTCTTGTCCCTAGTGCACTCTTCAAGAAATCGGTAGACGAGGGTAGGGTGCCGTTACCTTCGTGACGGGTAAATTATATTCATtacgtcccataaaaacatgcatattgTGAGACGACATAAGTTTTAAGAAATCCTGTAAAGTATAGTGTAAGTGGAGAAAAGGGTCCCACATTGATTGTGGTGTTTAGCGggagaattattactataaatggggTAACGTATGTTTAGGAAAATTATGTATGATTTTATGCAACCGAAGAAATATTTAAAAACTCAGATCTGACAAGCTCGGACTTCTAGATACCGAACCACGTACTTGTGCAATGACACTTCCAAATTACGGGTAAATcacatttaaaaaattagatgTGACAATCTtagatgcttttttttttttattatttctaatGGAGAGAGCCGTAAGATTTGAACGGTAGATCTCCATGCTCAAATACTGAAGTTTACATACACTAATAATGCTTGTTAAGAAagaattgtttgctttatttatttgttactTCCTCCCTTTCATTTTCAATAGGTGATTACAAGGATCCGACATAAATGTTAAGAcgtaaatagtttataatataataagaaagataaaatattttttttaaaagtgaaAAAGATAATTATTTCATGATTCATAATTGCATTTGggtaataatgagttatatggagtgtttgttatgtattgatttttcattttagaaaataaCTTATTTTGAAATGAGACGTTCAAATAAGACAATATTATCTATTGAAATGGGACCGTGGAGGGACAAGATTGGGATTTCGAAAAGTAGATCACATCTGAGTCATGTTTGTGTGAACTCAAGATCTGCGCTCAGTTTTAAATATTTCCATATCTTCACTTGTTAACAACCTACACACATCATATCATCACTTCCTGCATCCTCATAACTTGCAGGTTGTATACAAGCTGCTTCGACCACCAATCAATGGCCAACGTTCTACTTGTCATCATCATGTTACTGTCGTTGTCGATGTGTTCAGGTAAAATTCTTGCTTACAACccctcatcatcatcatcaatgaGGGGAGatactcttttttctttctttgaaaatgaagataaaaaatGTTTCTCAATTTTCGAGTTGGAGGGGAAGTATCTTACCAATTGAATTGTCTCGAGTAGATGCACAGTTTGAGGACTACTGTGTAGCAGACGAGCAATACTCGGAGGAGGAGCTGATGTATGCAATGAAGTGGGCGTGCAAGAACGGCGCAGACTGCAGCGCTCTTGAAGAGAAGAAGGCGTGCTTCTTCCCCAACACCACAAAGGATCATGCCTCCTATGCATTCAACAGCTACTATCAGAACACCAAGAGCATTGGAGGCAGCTGCTACTTCATTGCTGCTGCAATTTTAACCGCTCTTAATCCAAGTAATTAACAACTTCTTCTCATCTTTCTATTTAAACCCCACTTTGCTAACTATAACCTCATTTACTACAAAATTAACTAGCTATTAAGGGTGTGTTGTCTTCTCTTTCATTGCATATCTACCATAAGAAAACGAggaataacaaaatataaaaaaaaaattattactccattcgtcccataaaaacatgcatattcCATTTATACATCATAATCAATACgagactctttctccactcacactaTACTTTACTGGATTTCTGAAAACCCATGTCGTTCCATACtagtttttatgggacggagggagtactatatttcaATGATTCTCATTTTTTGTATTCCATGTCTTTTAAGGTGAAAAAAAAGTTTATCATCATCAATTATTTTCGCTCATGATAAAAGAGTGAATATGTTGAagagtgaaaaataaattttttttcagtatttttctttaaaaataacaCACGTTACACACCATATATAATGAGCATAAACCAGCCCTTGTCTAGAACGTTGTATGTCGTCTTAGATCTTTATAGGTTATATATTAGTATCTTATTTGATTTACAAAGACAgataccaaaataaaataagaaaatcagAACAATGTAAGTTTGGCGAAAGAGAAAATAGATAAGATTTGAGTGATAGTGCAAGCACGCACACGCACGTATATATACCTGTatgcagagagagagattgtTTGAATGATTAACCTAAACATACTGAATTTGTTAAAGGGCCTTTTTTTTCATTCATTCATGTTTTAAGCATTTTATGTGTCagatcttctttcttttttcttttttttgttgatGAAACATGCACATTACATGTCTTTTAAATGAAAACTTAtttgtttataaatttttaagtATCCCATAAAATGCAAAGAACTATCGATATCAGGGTATGTTTTCTTTGGTTGCAAttttattataagaaaatatgggACAAAAAAGGGGGTAAATTTTATCACATTCACTTTTTtttggggagggggggggggggggttgtgTTCTCTGAAGGTGGAAGAAATCACATCAATATTCGATAATAATAttgtaataaattttattattataatgaaTTTATAGTGAAAATGAAGGATTTTTTTTTGTCCGAAACAAAATTCCATAGCCTATAAAAAATTATCCATCTAAAGAACATGTGAAAAAAAATGTCAAAAGATACGTTTCCACACTTTTCTATCAAAGTGAAAAAGTCAAGGCAAAAGTgaaatgaatttgaatttagaGGCAACACCCATCAAAGCCCTTTGGTGGTAGGAAATTCTAATCAAAcgaataaaattatgaaaatagtAACTTTTTGATAAAAATACTCTTGTAATATGTAATAGTGTAAAATACATTATTATATACTTTTTAATCGCGAAAAGTATGTAACAGTGCATTTTGCACTGTTAcatatttttttgcaattaatcacacacttttactataattactataattttcacaatttcgTGTGACGGTGTATTTTACATTGTAACGCACATTTTTGATAAAGCGTGTAACAATGTAAAAGTATGTAATATTCATTGGGTAGTGGCGGAAGCGAGGCGACAATGATGCTAAGAATCAAGGAAGAGAGACAGTGAAGGTGAGAGAGGCAGAGACCAGGGAGAAGGGGCCTTCAGCGGGGACGTACGTGGAAGCAGAAGGATATGATGGTGCAGCGATGCGAGGAGCGGCAACAAAAGGCAGTGGTGCTGCGGGGCGGAAGTAGCAGCGCCGCATGCAGGTGGAGGGAAGATGGGGGATGCGGTGGGAAATTAGGGTTAGAAAGGGGAAAGGGAGACATGTTTTGGAATTTGGGGGGTTGTTTTGCATTTTGTTTAggtttttttaaaagaaaattaataaggATTAAATGGTACATTTATATTAGAAAGAGTTAGTTTttccaaaataaatttatttcatagatatttttttcattttactaAATGAAAATCATAAATTGATCTATTAactttttgaatttattatGCATGGCGCAGGTCATGGCTCGTGCATTTTCGTGTACATCCCAAACCCATAACAAGAGAAGCACTCAGATATTAGGATTGCAAATTGAGGTAAAACTATGTGTTTCTGGGAAACCCTTAGCTTTCTCTAATGTGGTGCTCGACTTAGCAGCGTCCGTTGTCCATCAAGCCTAGCCTTTTGGGACGTTTCCGTTTTCTTTTTCCATACTATgtgcgttttttttttattattgtttttcaattttaattagttgATAACTTATTGTACGCAcaagaatttaaaatttatatatatatttttactaattttatatctttgtttattttgatatctCATGAAATCCAAGATTAAATAAGATACATTATTAATTAAGATATTGTCATATCTCAAAGATATATATCAAGTTATTTGGCAACAAGTCAAATCTTGATATTGATATATTTCTCAAGAAATTGCGCCACATTAGTTCTAGGCCCATAATGATACGGGTTCAAACCTAAAGTCAGGCTCTTCTTACAATTATAAATATGGATCTCCATATGAATTTAAACAAACCAAATCATAATTCAAGAGCGCAAAAATTGGACGAGAATTTTGTACAGTGAACTTCTCTCCAATATTCAAGGTATCCCATTGAGTTTTAAGGCGTTCTTCGTGGAAGCAGTCCAGAGCCATCAAGTCCAACATTCAATCCAAAAATACGGCGTAGGCCATCTACATCAACGTTATAAAGTTTAAAGCTCAAATCTGACCTAAAGATCAAATCAAACCCAACGGTTGATCCAGAAATAAGGCAAAGGCCCTCCCCATCAACGTCAAAATGCTCGAAGATCAAGTCCTAGAAGATCGGGGACATATTTCTCCAATAAAGTTCAAAGACTACTTAAAGTCCATTCAATGATCAACTTGAAGACAAGAATCAGATGATCAAATAGAGATAGTAACCCTATACAAATATATTTCATCTACAAATATTGAAGTTGTATGCATATTTGTCTTTACAAAATTTGGCATGCTAACTCCATCGAGTACCAAGATGTTTACAACTCTAGAAGATCAAGCTTATTGTGAAGTACTCGCCAAAAAGATTCAAGATTTCAAAATTGTAAAGTTGAAGAAAGCAAAG harbors:
- the LOC131011314 gene encoding OBERON-like protein, yielding MGTPSGSHFNNQSSMLPPRQQPRPGGGGLQTSLSLVSADACGSPNLERGSNSDQVHESPSESASSRETWPTADALVTKKLEKEKERENGFAEHSVVRHFSSSDKMSLRDVARERVDIVAEKMQNLPDKYLDKFKNELRTFLEGLGGSQQREEFLFLQKLVQSRGDLTEQTLVMAHRVQLEILVAIKTGIQAFLHPSVSLSQASLIDIFLYKRCRNIACGSALPAEDCICELCAKRNGFCNLCMCTICNKFDFEVNTCRWIGCDLCSHWTHTDCAIRNGLIGMGPCVTNGSSSAEMLFRCRACNRTSELIGWVKDVFQHCAPSWDRDALIRELDFVSRIFRGSEDPRGRKLFWKCEELIEKLKSGVAETVACKVILMLFQELEADPSKNQENEDGRMISPQEAFNRIADVVQEAVKKMEIVAEEKMRMVKKARLAVEACEQELKDKAREVAALKMDRQRKKIQIDELESIVRLKQAEADMFELKANEARREAERLQRISLAKTEKSEDDYASRYLKQRLHEAEAEKQYLFEKIKLQESLRPTQSSAGTSEPPHAMYNKIQDLLKNMYSTSSKADVE
- the LOC131011315 gene encoding glucan endo-1,3-beta-glucosidase 1-like, whose translation is MANVLLVIIMLLSLSMCSDAQFEDYCVADEQYSEEELMYAMKWACKNGADCSALEEKKACFFPNTTKDHASYAFNSYYQNTKSIGGSCYFIAAAILTALNPSHGSCIFVYIPNP